One stretch of Microcebus murinus isolate Inina chromosome 12, M.murinus_Inina_mat1.0, whole genome shotgun sequence DNA includes these proteins:
- the ENTPD2 gene encoding ectonucleoside triphosphate diphosphohydrolase 2: MAGKMLSLLPPLLLAVAGLAGILLLCVHTRDVRDSPSLKYGIVLDAGSSHTSMFVYKWPADKENDTGIVGQHSSCDVQGGGISSYADNPSGAGQSLVKCLEQALRDVPKERHAGTPLYLGATAGMRLLNLTSPEDSARVLAAVAQTLAQYPFDFRGARILSGQDEGVFGWVTANYLLENFIKCGWVGQWFRPRKGTLGAMDLGGASTQITFETASPAEDPANEVQLRLYGHRYRVYTHSFLCYGRDQMLQRLLASALQTHGFHPCWPRGYSTQVLLQDVYQSPCTVALRPQGFDSRARVYLEGRSDPTLCRDLVSTLFSFSCRFSRCSFNGVSQPPVAGNFIAFSAFFYTVDFLRTVMGLPVATLQQLEAAAVTVCSQTWAELQARAPGQRAHLADYCAGATFVHQLLSRGYGFDESTFGGVAFQKKAGDTAVGWALGYMLNLTNLIPAEPPALRKGTYFGSWVVLLLLFSAMLLAALCLLLLQVCAADDD, translated from the exons ATGGCCGGGAAGATGCTGTCActgctgccgccgctgctgctgGCCGTGGCGGGCCTCGCCGGCATCCTGCTGCTGTGTGTCCACACGCGCGACGTCCGGGACTCGCCCTCCCTCAAG TATGGCATCGTGCTGGACGCTGGCTCTTCGCACACGTCCATGTTTGTCTACAAGTGGCCGGCGGATAAGGAGAATGACACAGGCATAGTGGGTCAGCACAGCTCCTGCGATGTTCAAG GTGGGGGCATCTCCAGCTACGCAGACAACCCATCTGGGGCTGGCCAGAGTCTTGTCAAATGTCTTGAGCAGGCGCTTCGGGATGTGCCCAAAGAGAGACATGCAGGCACGCCCCTCTACCTGGGAGCCACAGCGGGCATGCGCCTGCTCAA CCTGACCAGTCCAGAGGACTCAGCCCGTGTGCTGGCAGCAGTGGCACAGACACTGGCCCAGTACCCGTTTGACTTCCGAGGTGCACGCATCCTCTCAGGCCAGGACGAGGGGGTGTTTGGCTGGGTGACTGCCAACTACCTGCTGGAGAACTTCATCAAG TGCGGCTGGGTGGGCCAGTGGTTCCGGCCGAGGAAGGGGACGCTGGGGGCCATGGACCTGGGGGGTGCCTCCACACAGATCACCTTCGAGACAGCCAGTCCAGCTGAGGACCCAGCCAATGAGGTCCAGCTGCGGCTCTACGGCCACCGTTACCGCGTGTACACCCACAGCTTCCTCTGCTATGGCCGCGACCAGATGCTCCAGAGACTGCTGGCCAGTGCCCTCCAG ACCCATGGCTTCCACCCCTGCTGGCCGAGGGGCTACTCTACCCAAGTGCTGCTCCAGGATGTGTACCAGTCACCATGCACCGTGGCCCTGCGGCCCCAGGGCTTCGACAGCAGAGCCAGGGTCTACCTTGAGGGGAGGAGCGACCCCACGCTGTGCCGTGACCTCGTCTCCACGCTCTTCAGCTTCTCCTGCCGTTTCTCCCGGTGCTCCTTCAATGGGGTCTCCCAGCCCCCCGTGGCTGGGAACTTTATC GCCTTCTCTGCCTTTTTCTACACCGTGGACTTCCTGAGGACTGTGATGGGGCTGCCCGTGGCCACCCTGCAGCAGCTGGAGGCAGCCGCAGTGACCGTGTGCAGCCAGACCTGGGCTGAG CTGCAGGCTCGGGCGCCAGGGCAGCGGGCTCATCTGGCCGACTACTGCGCGGGGGCCACATTCGTGCATCAGCTGCTGAGCCGGGGCTACGGCTTTGACGAGAGCACCTTCGGCGGCGTGGCCTTCCAGAAGAAG GCCGGGGACACGGCCGTCGGCTGGGCGCTCGGCTACATGCTCAACCTGACCAACCTGATCCCCGCCGAACCGCCGGCGCTGCGCAAGGGCACGTATTTCGGCTCCTGGGTCGTCTTGCTGCTGCTCTTCTCCGCAATGCTCCTGGCCGCGCTCTGCCTGCTGCTGCTCCAGGTGTGCGCCGCCGACGACGACTAG